Proteins co-encoded in one Metabacillus sp. KUDC1714 genomic window:
- the essC gene encoding type VII secretion protein EssC, with protein MSVLWVFYRESYQQVTFKSSPKQELTIGCDWNHSITLPKLPSSPKPIRVKYREDSFWLFQDEDHVQQIEQNKLYPTRFGEEDLSIMITAAPLLTNSYYIGHLDEVTFSTTRQDATIFMASVSTFEQDSFTLYKKNNAWEIKVEESQSLFKNGQLINQASQLEVGDQLLWPLMTITLLEDDLIQIDSLQDFETILLETVQPQSEMQKKYPVYRRTPRMVYDLPDEKVQFSFPSQDSESSNRSLWLIIMPPLIMLIVMGLVAILVPRGIFIIVSLVMFMTTLVTSTVQYFKDRGNQKKSKERRKRIYNQYLDAKRQELQNLADKQKDVLTFHYPSFERMKYLTEQISDRLWERTPESPDFLQFRLGVGTVSASYTISSSQSDMSNREMDELLEESQMLERAYKYLKNLPITANLSEGAIGLIGKDAVLKNELHQLIGQLTFFHSYHDLRFVFIFDETEYKEWEWMKWLPHFQLPNSFAKGFIYNEKTRDQLLYSLYEMVRERDQEEEKEKIRFTPHYVFVITNHQLISDHVILEYLEGDHRHLGISVIFAAEAKESLSDNIHTLVRYINDGQGDILIQQKKAVRIPFDLDVHKRDSNENYARMLRTLDHQIGMTNSIPTAVSFLEMMNVKSVDQLPIKQNWLTRESAKSLAVPIGLKGKEETVELNLHEKAHGPHGLLAGTTGSGKSEFLQTYILSLAVHFHPHEVAFLLIDYKGGGMAQPFKNMPHLLGTITNIEGSKNFSLRALASIKSELKRRQRLFDHYHVSHINDYTKLFKQGKADKPLPHLFLISDEFAELKTEEPDFIRELVSAARIGRSLGVHLILATQKPGGIIDNQIWSNARFRVALKVQNTEDSREILKNGDAASITETGRGYLQVGNNEVYELFQSAWSGAPYHEEETYDLEDEVAIVTDLGLIPLSEVSASEQKSKDAVSEINEIVDRIEQLQQDMEIERLSSPWLPPLPSRLYREDGNQDEKTNILFAMIDEPEKQSQSAYTYDVIEDGNIGIFGSSGYGKTHTITTLLLGIAKAFTPKEVHYYLMDFGNGGLLPLKQLPHTADYFLLDQERKIEKFMRILRDEIARRKQLFQQQEVSSIKMYNILSDEPLPLLFLVIDNFDLVKEEMLDLEQQLNQFARDGGSLGIYMILTATRINSVRQALMNNLKTKIVHYLMDQSEAYTMLGRLPFSPEAMPGRAIVKKDTAFFAQVLLPTDGKDDFEQMTNLKEEVQSIKEAYKTVKKPDPVPMLPTELTIVNFSSYTEYKAGLLPIGLDEESVTPVYVNLLKTKHCIVLGQAQKGKTNSLKVMIHTALDQKIEHIALFDSIDRGLSSFIGDEKLVYLEGKDHVTSWLDKLEKIFIEREETYHLQIQSGNQLPQFSPVLFVVDGYSRFLQSVDNLTQDRIVRYMKSYSHLGFNMVVSGSNNELTKGYDPLTIEIKQIRQAVILMKKSEQTLFTLTYDRKESEIQPGFGYYVENGKEQSIQIPLVNVERKVHV; from the coding sequence ATGTCTGTTTTATGGGTTTTTTATCGTGAATCCTATCAACAGGTGACATTCAAATCCAGTCCTAAACAAGAGTTAACAATCGGGTGTGATTGGAATCATTCGATAACTCTTCCAAAGCTGCCTTCTTCCCCAAAGCCAATAAGGGTGAAATATCGCGAGGATTCCTTTTGGCTTTTCCAAGATGAGGATCATGTGCAACAGATCGAACAAAACAAACTGTATCCAACTCGTTTTGGGGAAGAAGATCTTTCTATAATGATTACAGCAGCTCCATTACTAACAAACTCGTATTATATTGGGCACTTGGATGAAGTGACCTTTTCAACAACTAGGCAGGATGCCACTATTTTTATGGCTTCTGTATCTACTTTTGAACAAGACTCATTTACGCTTTACAAAAAGAATAATGCCTGGGAAATAAAAGTAGAGGAAAGTCAGTCCCTGTTCAAAAATGGTCAGCTAATCAATCAAGCATCACAGCTGGAGGTTGGTGATCAACTGCTTTGGCCTCTTATGACCATTACCCTTTTAGAGGATGATTTAATTCAGATTGATAGCTTACAAGATTTTGAAACGATTTTATTAGAGACGGTTCAGCCCCAATCAGAAATGCAGAAAAAATATCCAGTGTATCGACGTACACCAAGGATGGTTTATGATCTGCCTGATGAAAAGGTTCAGTTTTCCTTTCCTTCTCAAGATTCAGAAAGCTCTAACCGAAGTTTATGGCTTATTATTATGCCACCGCTTATTATGCTAATTGTTATGGGACTTGTGGCGATTCTTGTTCCTAGAGGAATTTTTATTATCGTCTCATTAGTTATGTTTATGACAACTTTGGTAACCTCTACTGTTCAATACTTCAAGGATCGAGGGAATCAAAAGAAATCAAAGGAACGTCGTAAACGTATTTATAATCAATATTTAGATGCAAAAAGACAAGAACTGCAAAATCTTGCTGATAAACAAAAGGATGTTCTAACGTTTCACTATCCCTCCTTTGAGAGAATGAAGTATTTAACAGAGCAGATTTCTGACAGGCTTTGGGAAAGAACACCTGAAAGCCCTGATTTTCTGCAATTTCGTCTTGGTGTTGGAACTGTTTCAGCTAGCTATACGATCTCATCGTCACAATCAGATATGTCCAATAGAGAGATGGATGAATTATTAGAGGAATCACAAATGCTTGAAAGAGCTTATAAATATTTGAAAAACCTGCCAATAACAGCGAATCTTTCAGAGGGAGCCATTGGGTTAATTGGGAAAGATGCTGTATTGAAAAATGAATTGCACCAGCTGATTGGACAGCTAACCTTTTTCCATAGTTATCATGATTTGCGCTTTGTTTTTATTTTTGATGAAACAGAATACAAGGAATGGGAATGGATGAAGTGGCTACCACATTTCCAATTGCCAAATTCCTTTGCAAAGGGATTTATTTATAACGAAAAAACTAGGGATCAATTGCTTTACTCGCTTTATGAAATGGTTAGAGAACGTGATCAAGAGGAAGAAAAAGAGAAAATCCGTTTTACCCCACATTATGTTTTTGTGATTACAAATCATCAACTTATCTCCGATCATGTAATCTTAGAATATTTAGAAGGGGATCATAGGCATCTTGGTATTTCAGTTATCTTTGCTGCAGAAGCAAAGGAAAGCTTATCAGATAACATTCATACCCTTGTGCGATATATCAATGACGGGCAAGGAGATATTCTAATCCAACAAAAAAAAGCGGTGCGAATTCCGTTTGATTTGGATGTACATAAAAGGGATAGTAACGAGAATTATGCTCGTATGCTAAGAACTCTTGACCACCAAATTGGCATGACAAATTCAATTCCAACCGCAGTGTCATTTCTTGAAATGATGAATGTAAAGAGCGTTGATCAGCTTCCAATAAAACAAAACTGGCTTACAAGGGAATCGGCAAAATCTTTAGCTGTGCCAATTGGTTTAAAAGGAAAAGAAGAAACAGTTGAACTGAACTTACATGAAAAGGCTCATGGTCCACATGGCTTATTAGCGGGAACGACAGGTTCGGGGAAAAGTGAATTTTTACAAACTTATATCCTATCGCTAGCTGTACATTTCCATCCACATGAAGTTGCCTTTCTATTAATTGATTATAAAGGTGGAGGCATGGCACAACCTTTTAAAAATATGCCACATCTTTTAGGCACAATCACCAATATCGAAGGAAGTAAAAATTTCAGCTTACGAGCCTTAGCTTCGATCAAGAGTGAATTAAAAAGACGTCAACGCTTATTTGATCACTATCATGTTTCACATATTAATGACTATACAAAGCTATTTAAACAAGGAAAGGCAGATAAGCCACTTCCACATTTATTCCTTATTTCAGATGAATTCGCTGAGCTTAAGACAGAAGAACCAGATTTTATTCGAGAATTAGTCAGTGCAGCACGTATTGGACGAAGCCTCGGTGTTCATCTCATACTTGCTACCCAAAAGCCTGGTGGTATCATCGATAATCAAATTTGGAGTAATGCTCGTTTTCGTGTTGCTTTGAAGGTGCAAAATACTGAGGATAGCCGTGAGATTTTAAAAAATGGTGATGCTGCATCAATTACAGAAACAGGTCGAGGGTATTTACAGGTTGGGAACAATGAGGTGTATGAGCTTTTCCAATCAGCATGGAGTGGTGCTCCGTATCATGAGGAAGAAACATATGACCTCGAGGATGAAGTTGCGATTGTAACAGACCTTGGGTTAATTCCTTTATCTGAAGTATCCGCAAGTGAGCAGAAGTCAAAAGACGCAGTGAGTGAGATTAATGAGATTGTCGATAGAATTGAACAGCTTCAACAAGATATGGAGATTGAGAGGCTTTCAAGTCCATGGCTACCACCACTTCCTAGTCGTCTCTATCGTGAAGATGGAAATCAGGATGAGAAAACGAACATCCTATTTGCAATGATTGATGAACCGGAAAAACAAAGTCAATCAGCATACACGTATGACGTTATCGAGGATGGTAATATTGGAATCTTTGGTTCATCTGGTTATGGTAAAACACATACAATTACAACATTGTTATTAGGAATTGCTAAGGCATTTACTCCTAAAGAAGTTCACTATTATTTAATGGACTTTGGTAATGGTGGGCTATTACCACTTAAGCAGCTCCCACACACAGCTGATTATTTTTTACTTGATCAAGAACGAAAAATCGAGAAATTCATGAGGATTTTAAGAGATGAAATTGCGAGACGGAAACAACTTTTCCAACAGCAAGAGGTAAGCTCGATTAAGATGTATAACATCTTAAGTGATGAGCCGTTACCTTTATTGTTTCTTGTGATTGATAATTTCGATCTTGTGAAAGAAGAAATGCTTGATCTTGAACAGCAGTTAAACCAATTTGCTCGTGATGGCGGGTCGTTAGGTATTTACATGATTCTAACAGCAACTCGGATCAATTCAGTACGACAAGCATTGATGAATAACTTAAAAACGAAAATTGTCCATTATTTAATGGATCAGTCAGAGGCATACACGATGTTAGGCAGACTGCCATTTTCACCTGAGGCAATGCCAGGAAGAGCCATTGTGAAAAAAGATACAGCCTTCTTTGCCCAAGTCTTACTCCCAACAGATGGTAAGGATGACTTTGAGCAAATGACGAATTTAAAGGAAGAAGTACAGAGTATTAAGGAAGCATATAAAACGGTTAAGAAGCCAGACCCCGTGCCAATGCTACCTACAGAGCTTACGATTGTCAATTTTTCTTCTTATACAGAATATAAGGCTGGCCTGTTACCAATTGGCCTTGATGAGGAGAGTGTGACTCCTGTCTATGTCAACCTCTTAAAGACAAAGCATTGTATTGTACTAGGGCAGGCTCAAAAAGGAAAAACAAATTCCTTAAAGGTAATGATTCATACAGCACTTGATCAGAAAATTGAACATATAGCTTTATTTGATTCAATTGATCGAGGCTTGTCTTCGTTTATCGGTGATGAGAAATTAGTGTATCTTGAAGGAAAAGACCATGTAACCTCATGGTTAGATAAGTTGGAGAAAATATTTATCGAAAGAGAAGAAACGTATCATCTACAAATCCAGAGTGGAAACCAATTACCTCAATTTTCACCAGTATTGTTTGTTGTAGATGGATATTCACGCTTCCTTCAAAGTGTTGACAATCTGACACAGGACCGAATTGTTCGATATATGAAAAGCTATAGTCATCTTGGCTTTAATATGGTGGTCTCTGGTAGCAACAATGAATTAACAAAAGGATATGATCCTTTAACAATAGAAATTAAACAAATTAGACAAGCGGTTATTTTAATGAAAAAATCTGAGCAAACATTATTTACTCTTACTTACGATCGTAAGGAATCAGAGATTCAACCAGGCTTCGGCTATTATGTTGAAAATGGAAAAGAGCAAAGTATTCAGATACCGCTTGTAAATGTTGAAAGGAAGGTACATGTATGA
- the essB gene encoding type VII secretion protein EssB, whose protein sequence is MSSQNDISYLQEKLEAVIKQDEQSIAFTFQIEKIKLDDPTEISFLKEINPKIKKEITMMDDELSILHTIPNTYTFLPRLDQVDVRDQLRIAYKVVQKAEIHSLSRIHLLVCPENIVLDQGLNPYFLHFGVKESLPPYEKNSDQLLKEVKATVAAIVDKQYSFEQYVHYFDTLKLSDFTKKVRTAQSFNELISIIEERIQHENVEKELLMTVNKKTWKINRYVLYGVSLCLIPALVYSIYSLFFLQPKQTSFIHAQEKFLNNEYSEVVTALQPYEFKEMPKVTQYELSMSYIINESLTEEQKEVIRNTVSLQSDPLYFEYWILIGRGNAEEALDIARYLEDRSLILYGLVKYKEQVKSNDDLDREERQQLLADIESEITEYQDEIKQEEEEEQATSEETQEEAQDETAEQTSSSTEAKTQQVDEKAVAPSNDTTTNQVKK, encoded by the coding sequence ATGTCATCACAAAACGATATCTCATACTTACAAGAAAAACTAGAAGCTGTTATTAAACAGGATGAACAATCAATAGCTTTCACGTTTCAAATAGAAAAAATAAAATTAGATGATCCTACCGAAATTTCTTTTTTAAAGGAGATAAACCCAAAAATTAAAAAAGAAATTACAATGATGGATGATGAATTATCCATTCTTCATACAATCCCTAACACTTACACTTTTCTTCCTCGTTTGGATCAAGTAGATGTGAGAGATCAGCTAAGGATTGCGTATAAAGTTGTTCAAAAGGCTGAAATCCATTCCTTATCAAGAATTCATTTGCTTGTATGTCCAGAAAACATTGTCCTTGATCAAGGGCTTAATCCATATTTTCTTCATTTTGGGGTGAAAGAAAGTCTTCCACCGTATGAAAAAAATTCTGATCAATTATTGAAAGAAGTAAAGGCGACAGTCGCAGCAATTGTTGACAAACAGTATTCCTTTGAACAATATGTCCACTATTTTGATACATTGAAGCTTTCTGATTTCACAAAGAAAGTAAGGACTGCGCAAAGCTTTAATGAGTTAATAAGTATCATTGAAGAGCGAATTCAACATGAGAATGTTGAAAAAGAACTTCTGATGACAGTTAACAAAAAGACATGGAAAATAAATCGTTATGTACTGTATGGTGTATCCCTATGCTTAATCCCAGCATTAGTTTATTCAATATATTCTTTATTTTTTCTTCAGCCGAAACAGACAAGCTTTATTCATGCACAGGAAAAGTTTTTAAATAATGAATATAGTGAAGTTGTCACAGCTTTACAGCCATATGAATTTAAGGAAATGCCGAAAGTCACTCAATACGAACTCTCTATGTCATATATCATTAATGAATCATTGACAGAGGAACAAAAAGAAGTCATTAGAAATACTGTATCTTTACAGTCAGATCCCCTTTATTTTGAATATTGGATCCTAATAGGACGTGGAAATGCTGAAGAAGCACTCGATATAGCAAGGTATCTTGAAGATCGATCATTGATTTTATATGGACTTGTGAAATACAAGGAACAAGTAAAATCAAATGATGATTTAGATAGAGAAGAGAGACAGCAACTATTAGCTGATATCGAAAGCGAAATAACAGAATACCAAGATGAAATAAAACAAGAGGAAGAAGAAGAACAGGCTACCTCGGAAGAAACACAAGAAGAAGCCCAAGATGAAACTGCGGAACAAACGAGCTCATCAACTGAGGCGAAAACTCAACAAGTAGATGAAAAAGCAGTCGCTCCTTCTAATGACACAACAACTAATCAAGTGAAAAAATAA
- a CDS encoding EsaB/YukD family protein — translation MYIEITIDLKNYQGDSFDLRLSNYHSVKKMIDIVWQAKQLHAQPKEGSWVRVINKHKVVQGNKRLLDAGITTGDRIEIL, via the coding sequence ATGTACATAGAAATCACGATTGATTTAAAAAATTATCAAGGGGATAGCTTTGATTTACGACTATCAAACTATCACTCAGTTAAAAAAATGATTGACATCGTCTGGCAGGCAAAGCAATTGCACGCGCAACCTAAAGAAGGATCCTGGGTAAGGGTCATTAATAAACATAAAGTTGTCCAGGGTAATAAACGCCTTCTCGATGCTGGCATTACAACTGGAGACAGAATTGAAATATTATGA
- a CDS encoding WXG100 family type VII secretion target yields the protein MSGIIRVTPAELVSMSNRYSSESSQVGEQVSRLDTMIRELEGMWEGESSRAFSDQYQTLRPSFIQMQQLLDDISTQLNSTAKALEDADQQIASQIRG from the coding sequence ATGTCTGGAATTATTCGCGTTACCCCAGCTGAACTAGTTAGTATGTCAAACCGTTATTCAAGTGAAAGCAGCCAAGTAGGAGAGCAAGTTTCTCGTCTTGATACAATGATTAGAGAATTAGAAGGAATGTGGGAAGGTGAATCAAGCAGAGCATTCAGCGATCAATACCAAACGTTAAGACCATCTTTCATCCAAATGCAACAGTTGCTTGATGACATTTCTACTCAATTGAACAGCACAGCTAAAGCACTTGAGGATGCTGATCAACAAATTGCAAGTCAAATTAGAGGATAA
- a CDS encoding GNAT family N-acetyltransferase codes for MTETNTLLQMTIEVMNESTMGLVQIDVQSGFNIFIPLLNSGSYYLVALENNRIAGWVLLGPDFNPINMYKTGSITSLYVLPEFRKSGLGKQLMKQALEHLKYQGFQKIILNVYTGNPAKRLYEQLGFQDLSIVMELDF; via the coding sequence TTGACAGAGACAAATACACTTCTACAAATGACAATAGAGGTTATGAATGAAAGTACGATGGGTTTGGTTCAAATCGATGTTCAAAGTGGCTTTAACATATTTATTCCCTTATTAAACAGCGGTTCCTATTACCTTGTTGCCTTAGAAAATAATAGGATTGCCGGGTGGGTATTACTAGGACCTGACTTCAACCCTATAAATATGTACAAAACAGGCAGCATCACTTCTCTTTATGTTTTACCCGAGTTTAGAAAATCTGGTTTAGGAAAACAATTAATGAAACAGGCCCTTGAACACTTAAAGTATCAAGGCTTTCAAAAGATTATCCTAAATGTTTATACAGGTAATCCAGCAAAACGTTTATATGAACAGCTTGGATTTCAGGATCTTTCAATTGTGATGGAATTGGATTTTTGA
- a CDS encoding GntR family transcriptional regulator produces the protein MYTDYKTQATSTREQVYQELKSQILSLQLVPGTNISEKEMSLEYNVSRTPIRESFLRLSQEGLLDVYPQRGTFVSLIDLNLAEEARFMREHLERAVIQLACRDFSKDNLLALEMNLSMQKVCIEQKDYRKMFELDEEYHQTIFSGCNKRNTWLIIQQMNVHFNRSRMLRLATDFNWDTIFAQHEEIVVAIKEKKPELADELMQEHLLQAVIDKEFLRKNYPMYFK, from the coding sequence ATGTATACCGACTATAAAACACAAGCAACATCGACACGTGAACAGGTTTATCAAGAATTGAAATCACAAATCTTAAGTTTGCAGCTTGTTCCTGGTACCAACATTTCAGAAAAGGAAATGTCACTTGAATACAATGTTAGCCGTACACCGATAAGAGAAAGCTTTCTCCGCCTTTCACAAGAAGGACTGCTTGATGTTTATCCACAAAGAGGTACATTTGTTTCGTTAATTGATTTAAACCTTGCTGAAGAAGCAAGATTTATGCGGGAGCATCTTGAAAGAGCTGTTATTCAATTAGCTTGCAGGGATTTCTCAAAAGATAATTTATTGGCACTTGAAATGAACTTAAGCATGCAAAAGGTGTGTATTGAACAAAAGGATTATCGAAAAATGTTTGAATTAGATGAAGAATATCACCAAACGATTTTTTCAGGCTGTAATAAAAGAAATACGTGGTTAATTATTCAGCAAATGAATGTTCATTTTAATAGAAGTCGGATGCTAAGATTAGCTACTGATTTTAATTGGGATACAATTTTTGCACAACATGAAGAAATAGTAGTTGCAATAAAAGAAAAAAAGCCAGAACTTGCTGATGAGCTAATGCAAGAACACTTACTTCAAGCAGTGATTGACAAAGAGTTTTTGAGGAAAAATTATCCAATGTATTTTAAATAG
- the uxuA gene encoding mannonate dehydratase yields MKITFRWFGNQDDSVTLDQIRQIPGMDGIVGGLHDIPAGEVWPLDQILALKKEIEEKGLNLEVIESVNVHEDIKLGLPTRDLYINNYQKTIRNLAQAGIKVICYNFMPIFDWTRSELAKELPDGSTALAYEKAKVEEVDPAVLIKMIESSSNGFSMPGWEPERVSKIKRAFELYRDVTEEDLFEHLQYFLEKIIPVAKECDVRMAIHPDDPPWSIFGLPKIVINKENLERIVKLVDSPYNGLTLCSGSLGANPNNDIPDIMRHFSAMGRIPFAHIRNVKIYENGDFTESSHRSSDGSLDIYEIVKALHDTGYTGYIRPDHGRMIWDEQARPGYGLYDRALGIMYILGIWDSLEKVKQSNGIVGSQSLS; encoded by the coding sequence ATGAAAATCACATTTCGATGGTTTGGCAATCAAGATGATAGTGTTACGTTAGACCAAATCAGGCAAATTCCTGGTATGGATGGGATTGTGGGAGGACTTCATGATATTCCTGCTGGGGAAGTGTGGCCACTTGATCAAATTTTAGCATTAAAGAAAGAGATTGAAGAGAAAGGTTTAAATCTTGAAGTGATTGAGAGTGTTAATGTACATGAAGATATAAAATTAGGGCTTCCTACACGTGATCTTTATATTAACAATTATCAGAAAACAATTCGAAATTTAGCACAAGCTGGAATAAAGGTTATTTGTTATAACTTTATGCCGATATTCGACTGGACAAGATCAGAGCTTGCGAAGGAATTACCAGATGGATCTACAGCATTAGCGTATGAAAAAGCCAAAGTAGAAGAGGTAGATCCTGCTGTTTTAATAAAAATGATTGAAAGCTCATCAAATGGTTTTTCTATGCCAGGTTGGGAACCAGAACGTGTTAGTAAAATTAAGCGGGCATTTGAATTATATAGAGATGTAACAGAAGAGGACTTATTTGAGCATCTGCAATATTTTTTGGAGAAAATTATTCCAGTTGCAAAAGAGTGTGACGTGAGAATGGCTATCCATCCTGATGACCCGCCTTGGTCTATTTTTGGCTTACCAAAAATTGTGATAAATAAAGAAAACTTAGAAAGAATTGTGAAACTAGTTGATAGTCCATACAATGGATTAACTTTGTGTTCAGGTTCATTAGGTGCAAACCCAAACAATGATATTCCAGATATAATGAGACACTTTTCAGCAATGGGGCGAATTCCATTTGCTCATATTCGTAACGTGAAAATCTATGAAAATGGTGACTTTACAGAAAGTTCTCATCGTAGTAGTGACGGTTCCTTGGATATATATGAGATAGTAAAAGCATTACATGATACAGGATACACAGGTTATATACGACCTGATCATGGGCGAATGATCTGGGATGAACAGGCTCGTCCTGGCTATGGCTTGTATGATCGTGCACTTGGAATAATGTACATTTTGGGCATTTGGGACAGTTTAGAAAAAGTAAAACAGTCAAATGGAATTGTTGGCAGTCAATCTCTATCTTAA
- a CDS encoding Nif3-like dinuclear metal center hexameric protein — MMITIQDVITKLTKPVDKLEISVDKLVFGDPYTEVKGIVVAFVASHYVIQRAIDMGANLIITHEGTFYSHHDRIEHLEHDSVYRNKREMIDESGIAIYRFHDYWHKYQPDGIMVGLIQGLGWTHYVEENNATSTLLTISNMTVKEIADYVKRKLSIPFVRVIGDTSMPCTRIGLLAGYRGGGDIAIPLFEQGDLDLIIYGEGPEWETPEYVRDAIYQGRNKALINIGHAASEEPGMEYLAELTKAFFPGIPVHFISEENSFQFL; from the coding sequence ATGATGATAACGATCCAGGATGTAATAACTAAATTAACAAAACCAGTTGATAAGTTGGAAATAAGTGTTGATAAGCTGGTGTTTGGAGATCCGTATACAGAAGTTAAAGGTATTGTAGTCGCATTTGTAGCATCCCACTACGTAATTCAGCGTGCAATAGACATGGGAGCAAACCTTATCATAACTCATGAAGGTACATTCTACAGTCACCATGACAGAATTGAGCATCTAGAACATGATTCAGTGTATCGTAATAAGAGGGAAATGATTGATGAATCAGGTATTGCAATTTATCGATTTCATGACTATTGGCATAAGTATCAACCCGATGGAATTATGGTGGGGTTAATACAAGGATTAGGTTGGACTCACTATGTTGAAGAGAATAATGCAACATCAACTTTACTGACTATATCTAATATGACGGTTAAGGAGATTGCTGATTATGTAAAAAGAAAGCTTTCTATTCCTTTTGTACGTGTTATTGGAGACACCTCAATGCCATGCACTAGAATTGGATTATTAGCAGGATATCGAGGTGGAGGGGATATAGCTATACCGCTATTTGAACAGGGTGATCTTGATTTAATTATTTACGGCGAGGGTCCCGAATGGGAGACACCTGAATACGTTCGGGACGCCATTTATCAAGGGAGAAATAAGGCGTTAATTAATATAGGGCATGCTGCTAGTGAGGAACCAGGAATGGAGTATCTTGCAGAACTAACAAAGGCATTTTTCCCAGGCATTCCTGTTCACTTTATTTCCGAGGAAAATTCCTTTCAATTTCTCTAA
- a CDS encoding YesL family protein, translating to MEEKKEFGQGILYIITNYIYWLLLTNIYFVVTNSLFIFFFMTLKPSFSNILLYFLALLPTGPAIAAMCYSMEKLVRTKEISPTRDFFYGYKKNIKDTFSVWLPILVVYFILFVDLQYLRQSTSDTSQIISIVIFILTLLWTMLSLNILTINARYKFRIRDVWKLSVYYSFTKFKQTFGNFLILFIVAFVTTVTTDFLIVFTSSIIAYLMMLNMKEMLADLELKFLKTSTENSIEKSMNKSASALNSLGQ from the coding sequence ATGGAAGAAAAGAAAGAGTTTGGTCAAGGAATCTTATACATAATTACAAACTATATCTATTGGTTGCTTTTAACAAATATTTATTTTGTCGTAACGAATAGCTTATTTATCTTTTTCTTTATGACATTAAAACCGTCATTTTCTAACATTCTACTATACTTTTTGGCATTACTACCAACAGGCCCAGCAATTGCAGCTATGTGTTACTCAATGGAGAAGCTTGTAAGAACGAAAGAAATATCACCAACACGTGATTTTTTCTATGGCTACAAAAAGAATATTAAAGATACTTTTTCTGTGTGGTTGCCAATACTCGTCGTTTACTTCATTTTATTTGTAGATTTACAATATCTCCGCCAGTCTACATCTGATACAAGTCAAATAATATCCATTGTGATTTTCATTCTGACGCTACTATGGACGATGTTAAGCTTAAACATTCTTACGATTAATGCCAGGTATAAATTTAGAATAAGGGATGTTTGGAAATTGTCAGTATACTATAGCTTTACGAAATTTAAACAAACATTCGGTAATTTTTTGATTTTATTTATCGTGGCATTTGTCACAACCGTAACAACGGATTTTTTAATTGTTTTTACTTCTAGTATTATTGCTTACCTCATGATGCTAAATATGAAAGAGATGCTGGCAGATCTTGAATTAAAATTTTTAAAGACAAGTACTGAAAATTCAATTGAAAAGAGTATGAATAAAAGCGCAAGCGCCTTGAACAGCCTCGGGCAATAA